ATGATCGATTATTCCATTGCTTCTAATCTAAATTATTAGCTATCAGACAGCCAATTATGGCTACGATTTATCATTACTTCAATTTGTTTTAATCATTGCAGTGCGCATATACTGGGTTAAAAGATGAATGGTGGTTATGAATGGTAGTGGAAGTCTACGTGAAcaactttatttctttatatttttagggAATTTTACTCtttcctaaaaatatttaatatgacATGACTACAGTTTTTAATCCCGAAACAAGGGATGATTTGTTGACGTAGGAAAAATGAcgactaaaatttcaaaaaaaaagaaagagttaatttttttaatcaagttGTTTAATTGAATCGGTCCACTAGCTGGCCATGCAAATCGAATTGCTtactgaaaacaaaaagaaaaccaatataaaatatagttaacataattaatataaataattattacgGTAATAACCAATTGGTTACcaataatacattttttttacaaaagataTTCACATTAAGAGGTAACTAAATCTCTACTTAAAGATAACTATATCAAATAACCCAATCTCTATCTCTTACTTATGGATTCATTTTAAgagatatttatttgtttgttgaaGAGATTTTGATTAGTctataaattctaaaaatatatatttgtttgttaaacAGCTCTGAtctacagtttttttttatttttttttattaatagatCGTTAACCCTTTATCAATTTTATCTTGCGCTTACccgaaatttatttttcttgctATTGCTCTTGTTGGCCAACATCTTTTCTGAGTTTCTCTAACGAAGTAGCTTCATTACTTTGTATACTGTAGAGTTTTACAAAGTTTATTCAACATAGTGCAAATAAATTCGGTTGGCATAGGTCTTTGTAGGACGGTTTAGGtaatgcagttaggcgtagatccTCATAAGGCAGATAGTATTTTCGGTTGttgaatcgtctatgtaatctttctcataattgtaatatcataataaatcagcactAAACAAAATTTGTAATAATAACGGTTTTGATTGGTAACATGTGTTGTTGTTGATTTACTTTGAGTTAAAAGTTTAAATAACTGATAActcaaaaatattacaaattcaATTTCTTAAGTTTGATTTAACATGTGTTGTAGTTGAGTTACAATTTTTACTTAGACTCTTTGTAAATTTATTAACTCAAAATTTAAACCAACATCAACCAAAATTCTATGTTTTTGAAATTGAgttacaaatttaattatatttctgtctaaaaatacaaatgaaaatAAGGAGTTTTCAAAATCCCGTGTATCAATTTacgtttgcaaaaaaaaaattgttgctttgtaagattttaatattatttatggtTACAATTCCACAATTATAGCAATATctaagtttatttttgtttgaaactatttatgaACATTCATAAAAAATGTAACACATGtattctttaaaataaaataataaataatattcttgAAATCTACTTTTATTAGTCCTCATATTTCGTCTCCAAAAACCATAATccaataaaaagataaattttgaaaatatcgataaaacataaaaatcacaagtaaaaaaaagaaaaaaaaaaggaaaacgttTAAAAACACCAATCCGATAGCAAGCACTTATGCTCGTTAATCTCacctaaaagaaaaagaaaagagcgATGAATAACATGAGAGTTACCGAGTGAGGTATGAgatgctaaacacgcaaaccactgacaTGAATAAATAGAACTTCCACTATGGAAatttagctctaacatgaacaacCAAGATGCCTAAAGCAGCACACATAACATACAATGCGATGATAGTGCATAACTAGATTACACACCCCGCATTCTTCTCATACAGATATATAAATACGCGTCGTCGCTAGTACATTATATCTTTGTACCCCCGCCTAGCCAGTAGCGTCGATGGTACAAACGTCTATGCACCATACACCGATCACAAGTAGCGTCGTTAGCCCATACGTCTATGAGCCCCCGCCCGCACAACACAGTAGCGTCGCTAGCCCAAACATCTCCGAGCCTCTGCCCTtgcacatagtccctactcataactatgtacacatatatataacgTTACTTAACATCACATAGTCCAATCAACATTTGAATCCTCTAGtcccctagttccggtttacAATGAATGAATTAACTAACAATCAAGATTCAAACATACTCAATTTAAACAGACGGAACATGATTTGAAATCTAAACTATCATATGgagaattctacactggtacgTGATTTACAGAGTAAACCCTCACCTTTGCCATGGGTTCTGAAGAAAACCTGAGAAACCACCGAATTGACCTTGACGGCTCTAACAAAGTAACTCCAGAACTCTTtgaaaaaagataaatatgataTTCTGGCAGAACTTAACCATAGAACATACAAACGAATAAGTCAGGAACTGACCCTAAATTTGTTTGCtagtattgtttaaaaaaaaaattaaagttcatcatatattattttttattttatttttgtcatcaactttatAGACTCATATTAACTATGTGAACCACACCGGTAgatattgatccatgtgaacgacgaaataCGTTTGCTTCGTGGTACTGCATGCTAGGCTATCCACCTTTTTATTTTGCGTctttggtacatagataatctatGATCAGAGGAAACTTTCTTTTAGGATCTAAATATCTttcaaataacttgcaaaagctggtcattcttctagtttcgaaaccatcttcaccattTGAAAACAATCCATtacaaacgtaacctgaaattttCGTAAgtttctcatacattccatagccCATAATAGCGCTTCCATCTCTGCATGAAGATGATAGAGGGTACCTCGAACATTTCTTGCACCCATCAACCCCTCAAATCCTTCTAAAGTACTAAACTAGCCCCGACCGGAGAAAATATCCTCTTATTTCCAGGATCtatctgtgaaacaccatctttcGGGAATTGATGGAAGAATCGTAACCTCTAACTGTGGTACCGTCTTTtgttcatttaaaatttatgtctCGGTCCAGAGTGTAGTTTATGTTAGTTCGAAACTGTtctatcttattattttaatttattttattactgatattataataaatagtattaTTAGTGActataatatttagaaaataatatatgttgaaaattaattttcaaattatttatacttatttaaaataattttttttatttacttttaaaatagcTTAATGGTTTATTTATTCTTAGaaaatatttctctatttatgtgtttttataTTCAGTTATATTATTGAAGATTTATACTACaacttatttattaaaaaaattctcagttataaattttaataaaatggtaattcTTAATTTTATGGTAAATTTTACACAGTTTATGCAATATAATTTTTACTGCCAGTTACATCCAATTAGAAAGTAGACTAGAATTTAGCTTTCATATTACTTGTCATTTGTGAGGAACCAAGTTCTTATGTTCAAAGAAACTTCTTTTGTTGACCTGAAAATGACTTTTTGACGGCGGTGAATGATTACATGCAGGATGAAAAGAAATAGCCGGAGAGGACTTTGCGAGATATACGTGTGACATACACGGTGACGCGACGTGTTCGATGTAAACTAGGTCCTACATCACATGCCTCGCCACCCATGTCTTCGTCTGAAAGGGAGAATGCAAAAGTCTCTCGGGGTCCACTGGCTAATAGGCGTGCCCTACCctagcttttgtttttttggctTTCTCTAAAATCCAACATCAAGAATAGGTTCGATAAGAGAAGATCTCCTACAAATCTAACACGTCTACGGCTAAAACGTCTTGAAGTTCGGTGGTTAGGGTACGGATCGCCGCATGGAGATAAAGACctcaaaaaacaaatattttctgAAACTCGCTGAACAGAATCCCATGTGCATCTCTCCACTTCCTCTATTGTCTGACATttcaatttatttctttattttgttagtttttaacaaaattttagttACTCTTACAAATTCATGTTTAGTATAgacatattatatgaatttcaGATGTagtataatatatgaattttgTCAAAGAAGATCAATAGATAAGTGAAAACATCGCCTAAGAAGATCAATCGAGCTTTGTTACATATCGCATCATTCTAACAAAATTTTCCTTATActctttgtttcaaaatatatgtaattttagATTAATTGCACAACTATTAAAAACACTGGTttttacttaaaataaaatgtatattaaaatataaataaagtgtttgactaaataaaataaaaatattcaatcagttataaaatatcattggttacaaattttttgataaagttaaaagttacattgaaatataaaatatcatttatttcgaaatatcaattttttttaaacatcacATAGTTTGACACgaaataagtatttatttgaCACAAAGTTTTTCTGGAAAAAATCtcctaaaaaattaaaatatgttctttgataaaaaaagcacataagaaaaaaaatgacatgttccaagaaaaaaatgacaaaattttttttattaaagagataaaaaaactataattttttaaaaaaatcattaaatattttcattaaatctCCTAATCTCCTTACTttattgatatataattaaatatgaatatatatttaaattaaaaatatatttttcattttcagaaattatgattattatttaaaatcattaattccATTTTTCAATTCTACTTCTCAAATTTAAACTATAAGTCTAAATTAGTTTACCGTAAAGGTATAAACATCTTTGATCTTTTttagtataattattttgatctttgtgctatattttcaataaaaagatTTAGGGTATTCTAAggtgtttcttttcttttaaacaaaAGGCAAttgaaatgaaatattttaggTGAAAAGCAACTAacgaaagaagaaaaaggaacGGCTAGAAACAAACACGGATATTTAGGGTGATCCAACTAGGTGGCTCGGCTTTTCATGTGTTATCTCCGTGCCTTCActcagaaaatttcaaaaagacaATGAAAAGAACAATCGTACATGATCGAACGTTTTTGTTTTCTGTAGGTTTTGAATGTTTGGTGGTTTTGAATGTTGAACCTTTTGATACTAATCCATCTAATAATGATCTTCTACATGCTGCAATTGCTAGTCACTAACGGAcgatgaaacaaacaaaaatataatagttgtAACTTCGTGTGTTTCTAAAGCtgttcttacaaaaaaaaattctgtaaAGAGCAGTTCCATCAATTACATACCATAAGAATTtctaagagaaaaaaataacagtattatattacaaaattttatttaaacttttcTTTATCAGATGATTGACAAGTGTTACTTGAATTTCCTAAgagtttttaaaagtttttctttttgagctttttctttttttctttcttgttttaattaattttttttatttaattataaaaatttttctctaataaatttaaagatttttattaTTGCATTCAAAGGGGGTAAGTAAAATAACCTTCGAGAAAACTGATTTCATCTTCAGGTAATTTGTTTTCTCcagattatttaatttaagaacTTTTCATACGCTCTTAAGcctacttaacaaaaaaaaaacttttcataCTCTCTAAAACCTTGCAAGGATATAGCTGCACTGCACGTGCATGAAACCGCATGCCATCTTTCGTTGTTTTACTTATTTACCCTTTTCAACTAAGCCCCGCCATTTATGGCAATTAATTTTCGCAACCCCATATCCCTTGAGAAATATTTTCATAAGTGCCCTACAATGTTCAAATATTTCACTTTTATCTCCACCATTGTGTGTTTCGTCACAATTTTATCCTCAACAATACCACTGCTCATTATCTGCAAACAACTTGCAAGCTTCCTCTCCACTAAAAAGATCTTCATGCTCTTCCATTTTCACAAATGGGCCAAAACATCCCATCGTCGACATTTCAACTGCCGTAGCCGCGGCCGCTTCAGCCGCCGTGGGACTATACTCCTCGTTCAGAATAGCGCTTGAGTCGCTACTATCAGCAGGATCTTCTCTGAAGATCTCCGCACGTGGGAAAATGCTCAACATCTCGTATTCAAGCTCCAATGCCGGAGCTTCCGTAGCCGTAGGAATATGTGGTGGCGGTGGCAAAGGACGCTGGTTTAGCTCTAAGACTTTGTTACTAGGCATCACCGTTTCATCCGCCTTTACTAAGACGTTTTCTTCCGTCGACGCGTTACTACTGCTTCTGCTGATACCGTCCACGTTAAGTTTTGCTCTCAGCTGTTTAATCTGCGggaatgtaatatatatagatattatagGTTCTCTAAATTGTTATTAAACAATAATTACATCCAACATTCGATTTTTGGGTACCTAAAATGTTCAAATTATATCAAAAgtgtcaattgaaaaaacaaaaattataccTCTGCATGGAGAGAATCGTTATCACGTTGAAGGGAGTCGCGGCTGCGTTTGAGTGAGTCAAAGTTTGACTTGAGAACACCGTAATCACGCTCTAGCTGCTTTGTCTTCCACCGAGCACGGCGGTTCTGAAACCAGATCGCCACTTGTCGTGGTTGCAGCCCGAGCTCTTGAGCCAGTTTCACTTTCCTCTCAGGCTCTAACTTGTTATCAATCTCGAAATTCTTCTCTAATGCTTTCACTTGTTCTACACGCAATCGCCGCTTTTTCTCCGTTGCCGCCGTAGACGACGCGTGTCCGACGGCGATGTCCTCTAGACTTCCATCTTCTAGACAGTCAAACATCGGGGAGTAGTCCCCGGTACCGGAATAGAGAAAGCCGGTGGCTGTTGGTCTTGGACTTAATTGATTGTCTGATAAAATCAATAATCAGGGTAGTGTATTAAAATACGTAACTAATCTGAACGGATAATTTAAATCGATATGATGTCATGAATGAACTACATTACACTACAAAACCTTGTCAATATAATGTCTCGATAATATGAATTGTCAGAACACACATTTTTACCAGTTTtagaatattaaattaattgttggaaaaaaatcaaattaattaaacagAAAATCTCGACTTGTAGCTAATATACAGAActgcaatataaaaaaaaaaatcctaaccTCATTGAAACAGATACAGAACGACCACTGGATCGGAGAAATCAAAGAAATTGAGTATTTTGTTTTTACCTGTTGCAGAGTGGCAAATTGGTAAGAACCGGGATAAAGAATCGGAGCTCCCACGTGATCTCTTCATCTTGTTTGGCCGGAAAGTATTGAGATCGAGAACGAGTTAATAAGGCGCAGAAAGGGGAAAAATGTTTATATCAAGACTGTGATCGTTTGAGTAGTAACGTTCGATCAGAACCTATCTACAACTAATACGTGTAGTAAGTATAGCTCGAAGATActattctctctcttcttctccaaagAAGTATCTTATCTCATCTAAGAAAGACTCTACTGGGCTGTCAAGACACctttcaagaaagaaaaaactaaactcAAATCATCGAATTTCTCTATCGGGAAAATATAAGCTGAgtcgtatatatatttttgttttcctgAGATTCCTAATTTATAACAGAGaggaaaagagaagagagagggagatgAACTAACAGTCCTTCTCCGGGTTTTAAATAAGACGACAGCTTAACCCTAGGGAAAGTCTTGGATATGGCTTGggttatttcaaaaatttaacggggatttttattaaaaaacaatcaaaatatcTTTAccattttacccaaaaaaaatcagaattgTATGAAAGCAATTTACAATGGTTAGTGTGGATATGTCCTGAGTTATTTCAAGAATTTTAGGgggattttatttaaaataatcaaaatattttaacattttactaaaaaaaatcagCATTTCATGAAAGCAATTTTCATAGTGTTATACACCGGCTAAAATATGGAGTGGAAAATAAAGTATgaacaaacaataaaaaatcattCTATTTATGGAatacttatttttttgtttcttcattaTTCTATTTTCCATTTcattttgcagtaaattatgGAGTGGAGATGAAGATGGTCTAAGCCGGTTTATTCAAGAGAGTGTGATCAAGGATCTTGATGAGTTAATTTTTTGTGTAGTCAGCTCGACTACTCTGGAGCCGGTAtcgtatactatatatattaaaccaTATAGAAATTTTATATGTGCTCCATAGCTACCGTAAGGATTCAATAGTTAAAGTTGAACCGTGATTATGGACTCAAAATATGTATTAGCTAATTCGTTCTCACttgtgttttttgtttcttcgaTTAATTAGTGGTatggttaaaatttaaaataatgtaaactatCGATTTTTGGTAAGGTCGAAATGAACTCCCTACAGTAGCGTTGATATTTTCCAATTAAGATGTCATAATCAATCTAGTATTAATACACTGGACCAaccatcctactatataaaaggagctAAATCATTGCTTCCTAAGCCTATCCACATGTGCACAAATATTCAGGACCAACCAATATGCAAAGCCATTACGAAGTGGActtgcaattaaaaaaaaaattcaacaattcGCAGCCCATTAGACCCATCTCCTAGCCCACTCCCGAGCCACTCTCTCATAAGCATAATCCTGTGTTCTAAACATCCCGTGTTAAATTtcttaaaacactcatatcttagaaatagtttagaaaatatatttatataaatatttttttcttgaataatatttaattataattttttgtatctttttaacttttataataaaaatattgttttcagatagcaacaaaatatatataagaattatcttatttttatattttttatacttttattatattattttagaatcaaatatttaatattaatataacatataattttatatgattaaaataatattcatttttaattatatataaaattcattaagggtattgttttaattaacacattagcgaatcagttagaaattaataataaataaaaaacctatctaaaagtctaaaacctaataaaatatgacaaataagaaaaactaactaaattttaatataaaatagaaatttaatattattaaaataaaattcatttttaatatatatatataatattaattaagggtattttttaaattaataaattagtgacttagctaaaaataaataataaatcaataatttagctaaaacctaataaaaacatgacaaataagcaaatttactaaaattatggataatataaaatatgattgattctttaatacaaaattaaaataagagttttgttaaataaaatataag
This genomic interval from Brassica napus cultivar Da-Ae chromosome A6, Da-Ae, whole genome shotgun sequence contains the following:
- the LOC106347985 gene encoding homeobox-leucine zipper protein ATHB-5, whose translation is MKRSRGSSDSLSRFLPICHSATDNQLSPRPTATGFLYSGTGDYSPMFDCLEDGSLEDIAVGHASSTAATEKKRRLRVEQVKALEKNFEIDNKLEPERKVKLAQELGLQPRQVAIWFQNRRARWKTKQLERDYGVLKSNFDSLKRSRDSLQRDNDSLHAEIKQLRAKLNVDGISRSSSNASTEENVLVKADETVMPSNKVLELNQRPLPPPPHIPTATEAPALELEYEMLSIFPRAEIFREDPADSSDSSAILNEEYSPTAAEAAAATAVEMSTMGCFGPFVKMEEHEDLFSGEEACKLFADNEQWYC